The Drosophila nasuta strain 15112-1781.00 chromosome 2L, ASM2355853v1, whole genome shotgun sequence genome window below encodes:
- the LOC132787812 gene encoding cytoplasmic dynein 2 light intermediate chain 1 encodes MRLPQFLYNWQKKLHKMFEKSSENSLTSSGSIQEIAGRLAEEQQRLRQLEAISSPKERTLFVLGSKCVGKTMAINKFFDRDEQTMRPTLALEYSYGRRIGSGRSAQVLNVWELGSLDNAEQLLEVPMRTHGLQQLSAFIMVDLSQPQRVWTDLECAYRGLRDTAQRMMQSATPEQREYLERRALERMKHVKQDVSTLELLPFPLVIVGGKYDIFMDFEPALKKHICRCLRSMAHLVGGAVLFYSHKLPKLAKVLRDTISHLGFGSPTNPFRAHITDYNEALSIWFGTDTWSRIGIGESSLLSVERIGATLSVEVPQLQLEKQKQQLPQNPAKDVGFSESLIDEMRAQKDDELAGIMRDVLLRGKFETVQG; translated from the exons ATGCGTTTGCCGCAGTTTTTATACAATTGGCAAAAgaaactgcacaaaatgtttGAGAAAAGCAGCGAAAACAGTTTAACATCCTCGGGCAGCATTCAGGAAATTGCGGGACGTCTGGCGGAGGAGCAGCAGCGTCTGCGTCAATTGGAGGCCATCAGCTCGCCCAAAGAGCGCACTTTGTTCGTGCTGGGTAGCAAGTGTGTg GGCAAGACGATGGCCATCAACAAGTTCTTTGACCGAGACGAACAAACAATGCGCCCCACATTGGCCTTGGAGTACAGTTATGGACGCCGCATCGGCAGCGGTAGATCGGCTCAGGTGCTGAATGTATGGGAATTGGGATCCCTGGACAATGCAGAGCAGTTGCTCGAGGTGCCGATGCGAACACATGGACTGCAGCAACTTTCCGCCTTTATCATGGTGGACTTGTCGCAGCCCCAACGCGTGTGGACGGATCTGGAATGCGCCTATCGCGGATTGCGGGACACGGCGCAACGCATGATGCAGTCAGCGACACCGGAACAGCGCGAATATCTGGAACGTCGTGCCTTGGAACGGATGAAACACGTCAAACAGGATGTGAGCACTCTGGAACTACTGCCGTTTCCACTGGTGATTGTGGGTGGCAAGTACGACATCTTTATGGACTTTGAGCCAGCTCTGAAGAAGCACATATGTCGTTGTCTGCGTTCCATGGCGCATCTGGTCGGCGGAGCTGTATTATTTTACTCACATAAGCTACCCAAGCTGGCCAAGGTGCTAAGAGATACCATTAGCCATCTGGGCTTCGGCAGTCCGACGAACCCTTTTCGAGCCCATATCACCGACTACAACGAGGCGTTGTCCATCTGGTTTGGCACAGACACTTGGTCACGGATTGGCATTGGCGAGTCCAGTTTGCTGAGTGTGGAACGCATTGGGGCAACATTGAGTGTGGAAGTGCCGCAGCTACAGCTGgagaagcagaaacagcaaTTGCCTCAGAATCCGGCCAAGGATGTGGGTTTCAGTGAGTCGCTTATTGATGAGATGCGCGCACAGAAGGATGACGAACTGGCCGGGATTATGCGTGATGTCTTGCTGCGGGGTAAATTCGAAACTGTGCAGGGATAA
- the LOC132787823 gene encoding small ribosomal subunit protein eS28 gives MDPPSVPARVIKVLGKIGARGILTEVRLELLKFPRTQVLRAVKGPVRLGDIIRITDGEVNVWRR, from the exons ATGGATCCTCCTTCAGTACCGGCTCGAGTTATTAAGGTTTTGGGTAAAATCGGCGCACGCGGAATTCTTACCGAGGTTCGTTTGGAGCTGCTCAAGTTTCCACGCACGCAAGTTTTACGTGCTGTCAAGG GTCCAGTACGTTTGGGTGATATTATCAGAATTACCGATGGAGAAGTGAATGTTTGGCGtcgttaa